The Belonocnema kinseyi isolate 2016_QV_RU_SX_M_011 chromosome 10, B_treatae_v1, whole genome shotgun sequence genome has a window encoding:
- the LOC117181734 gene encoding zinc finger protein 45-like, whose product MCDYIGQHPLQSYIFMEKFGNRDMRFQTMDRKNDDVPYKCRVCSKSFPKLRELKDHMEIHEGAKPFECPVCHKGYSVGSYLKTHMLSHRKLYRCEICGHRVCTIYELNDHLGEHIVQELFECDICKEKFIDRDDMKWHIIAHRCDERPFKCRICSEEFRRLKELKDHMHVHPGVKPFECQFCKKGYVMQGSLTIHEQLHVKAAQKKFRKAPLEKQLYFECNICKKRFRYERTLIVHKIAHARASEFAKSDMYPRENNYFNAVKNEIHDPLDTSNFSYEIQIDNIKTEIKEEVI is encoded by the coding sequence ATGTGTGATTATATTGGACAGCATCCTTTGCAGTCCTATATTTTCATGGAGAAATTTGGCAATCGTGATATGAGATTCCAGACAATGGATCGCAAGAATGATGATGTACCTTACAAATGTCGAGTTTGTTcaaaaagttttccaaaattgCGAGAGTTAAAGGATCATATGGAAATTCACGAAGGTGCTAAACCCTTCGAGTGTCCAGTTTGCCACAAAGGATATTCCGTGGGGAGTTATTTAAAAACCCATATGCTCTCTCACCGAAAACTCTACAGGTGTGAGATCTGTGGACACCGAGTGTGTACAATATATGAGCTTAATGATCATTTGGGCGAGCATATTGTGCAGGAGCTTTTTGAGTGCGATATCTGCAAGGAAAAATTCATCGATCGTGATGATATGAAATGGCACATAATTGCTCATAGGTGCGATGAGCGGCCTTTTAAATGCCGCATTTGTTCAGAAGAGTTCCGTAGATTGAAAGAATTGAAGGACCATATGCATGTCCATCCAGGAGTTAAACCCTTTGAGTGTCAATTTTGCAAGAAAGGATATGTAATGCAAGGTTCTTTAACGATACATGAGCAGTTACACGTAAAAGCTGcacaaaaaaaattcagaaaagccCCACTCGAAAAGCAGCTCTATTTTGAGtgtaatatttgcaaaaaaagattcAGGTACGAACGTACTTTGATAGTGCACAAAATTGCGCATGCTCGGGCTTCGGAGTTTGCTAAGAGTGACATGTATCCTcgtgaaaataattactttaatgcGGTGAAGAATGAAATTCATGATCCATTAGATACAAGTAATTTCAGTTACGAAATACAGATTGATAATATCAAAACGGAAATTAAAGAGGAAGTAATTTAA